In Labrys monachus, the genomic stretch TTGGCCTGTCGGCGCGCACGCTTCAGCGTCGTCTCACCGAAGCTGGGTCAACCTTCGCAACGATCTTGGACGATGTCCGCAGGCGGCGCTCAGTCGAGCTGTCCGGCGCTGGTTTCAAATGTCGCCCAGTATGTTTGCCCGTTTCGCCGGGTGCCGAATGTGAAGCGGCACTCGCTCGCGGCCGATGCGCCGCTTTGGGAACCATGAACCTGTCAATGATGACGTGCTCCTCTGCCTTGTTTTCCATAGTGGACTTCCCTTTCAAATTCCCGGAGTTCTCATTGGTGACGCCCCTTCACGAGTTGGCGATTGTCACCGCGCGGCCGACATGTTCGTCGCTCGTCAACTGATCGACGCAGAATTGCGCCACGTCGGCCCGGGAGATCTTGTGGGCGGTGTCGTGTCCCTGAAACACCTTTACGTTTCCGGTGGCGACGTCGTCGGTGAGCATCGCGGGGCGGACGATGACGAAGGCAATGCCGCTCGCCCGGACGACCGCTTCCATCGCAGCCTTGTCTTCGGTCGAGCCGCGCAGCCACGTCGGCACAATCACGTGCTCCACGAACCAACCCACCTGGTCGGCCGAGTCGCCGACCCCGAACGAGCTGATGACGATGACGCGCTTCACACCGTTTGCCTTCATCGCTGCGACGACCGCGCCGGCGACGCTGCGCTCGAGCGTCGTCTTGCGGTAGGGCGTCTTCCCGCCGATCGTATCGATCACGGCATCCTGTCCGGCCATCGCTTTGTCCACGCTCGTCTGATCGGTCGCATCCCCCGCGACGACGCGGACGTTCGCGGGTGCGCGATACGTCGTTGCATCGCGAACGAACGCGGTCACGACATGCCCGGCCGCCACGGCCCGCTCGACGACGATCGCCCCCGTCTTGCCGGCCGATCCAATGATCAGAACATTCATATTGCTTTCCTCTTTTTGGAGAGAGCCGCGGCACCGCAGCTCGCTAACGCGTCAGTTCCAGGCCGCGGGTCAGTTCAGGAGCGGAGGTCTCAATACTCCCCCCCGTCGACGGCGAGGGTGCTGCCCGTGACGAACGATGCGTCGTCAGAAACAAGGAATGCGACAGCGCCAGCGATCTCTTCCGGGCGGCCCATTCGCTGCAGAGCGGAGCCGGCCTTCATCAGGACGTCGATCGGCACCCCTTCCAGGGCTGGACGGACGTAGAGCTTACCCGTCTCTTTCGCCATGTCCGTCTCCGTGCCGCCCGGCGCCACAGCGTTGATGTTGATCCCGCGCAAGCCCAGTTCCGGCGCGAGGTTGAGAACCATCGCGGAAACCGCGGCTTTGCTCGCGGCATAGAGCGTATGATGGAAGATCGAATGGCGAGCACTGATCGAGGAGGTCAGCACCACGCGGCCGCCTGCCGTCATGTGAGGGACTGCGGCCTGGGTGACGAAGAGTTGCCCAGCGACATTCAGTGAGAATACGCGCGAAAAGTCCTCTTCGGTGATTTGGTCCAATTTTCCGAAGTGATCGATTCCTGCGTTGCTCACCAGGATGTCGATGCGACCGAACGTCTGGATGACGTGATCAACAAGCGCTCGTCGCTCCGCCGCTTTGCTGACGTCCGCCCGAAACGCGGTAGCGTTGAGTCCCTGCTCGCTCAGTTCTGAGACGAGCGCGTCGGCAGCCAATGGGCTATGAGCGTAGTTGATGACAACCGCCGCGCCCTCATTTGCGAGCCGAGTGGCGACAGCCTTGCCAATGCCTTTGCTTGCTCCGGTAATGACTGCGATCTTGTGGTCGAAACGCATATCCAGATCTCCTGTATGGCCGCCGTTTGGCGAACCTGGAAAGCGGTCTTCCCCAGGCCCGGATGTTCACATCTTGGGCGTTCAGTCCTTGAGGGTGCCCCCGAACTTCTCAGGGACCCGGTCGGCCTGTTCGGCGCCGGTCCGGATCAGGTCGAGAATCGCCTCCGCCACCCGTTCCGGCTTGTCAGGCTGCGGCGCGTGGCTGGTTTCCAGCTGCGACGCCATTTCATGACCTGTCTGCAGCGACTTCAGAAACTCGGTCGCGGTGATGAACGGATACATCGTGGAGACGACGATGCCGACGCTCGCCAGTTCGGTCCGCGCCACGGCGGAAAGCTTCGCCAGCGCAGCTTTGGAGGAGCCGTACGCACCGGACCCGGGCTGCGCGCCGAAAATGATGCCGGAGCTGACGTTGACGATGCTGCCACCCCCCTGTTGGCGCATGAAGGGAAGCACGGCCTGCATCATGAGCAGCGGCGCCACGACGTTGAGATTCAGGAGGGCGCGGAAACCCTCGGGGTCGATCTCGCCGATTGTGCTCCCGGCGCCTTGGCCGGCATTGTTCACCAGCACGTCGATACGCCCGAACCGGTCCATGGCCGCTTGCACAGCAGACGCGATCTGCGCTGCATCGGTGACGTCGCAGCGGACCGGAAGAGCCTCGCCCAGCTCCTCCGCGAGTTGGCGGATACGGTCCTCGCGGCGCGCGAGCAGCACGACCTTCGCGCCGGCGCGCGATGCGGATCGCGCCGTGGCCGCCCCGATGCCTGACGATGCGCCGGTGACGAGCACCACAGCGTTGTTGATATCCATCGAGATGGTTCCCTATCTGGTATAATCGATTGTATGCTATCAGAAGATAGTTATCATACAATAGCTATTATTTGATAAGGAACGGCGCTCCCGTGCACGACGACACCGCTAGCCTTTCCGATCTCGCAGAGCTGATCCTCGCGGTCGGGCGACTGATCCAGCCAGGGGATCAGGCGATTGGGGCATGCACGCCCATCGAGAGCAGTGTCATGCGGTTTATCAGCCGCAATCCGGGCACCTCCCCGCGCGCGGCGTCTGAAGCCACGCTCCTGACGTCCAGCAATTTCAGCAGGATCCTGCGCGGCCTTGAGGAGAAGGGGCTGGTAAGTCGCGAGCCTGACGCGAAGGATGCGCGGCGGGTAAACCTCTATCCGACGGCCCTTGCACGCGAGAGCCGGCGGCGGCTCGGCGAGGAATGGGACCGGCTATTGGGAGGAATCGAGGACGACCCTGCCAAGATCAATCATCTCACCTCGACGTTACGGCGTATCGAAGGCGAACTTGTCTCGCGCCGGCGGCGAGAGGGCGGCAGACGGCCTGCTCAGGAATAATGGCCGGTCGCTTGCGATGCGTAGCTACACGCCGAGCCCGACTACGGGCCACAGGTTGACGCCAAAGTCTTCTGAGAGGTGGTGCGCCCGGACACGCTTCGAACGTGTGGCCTTCCACCTTCGGTGGGCAACGGTCAATCTACCTACGCAACCAGACGGGGAATGGCCCTCTCGACCAATCGCAAGAATCGGGTGTTGCGAGCCCCCCCGCAACCAGACATTCCAACAAAGCCCTCGTCCGTATGAACCCGGACGAGGGCTTTTTGGGTCCAATGAACGCAACGCCCCCAGGATCACCAGCACTTCAACACCGCGCTCTGCGGCTGCCTTGATCGCATCCAGGATCGGCGGCGAGGTGAAGCCATAGGCTCGCACGAGGATCTGCTTTCGAGCTTCGCCAATCACTTGGACACGATCCCTAAAACGAGCTTTGTTCCCGAAAGGGGCTAATGGATCTCCAGGCGTCTTGCGTAGATTTTCAAGTGCTATCGCTCCTTGAAAGCCTCCGAGGTTACCTCGACGATCGGCGAGAAGACGTATTCGAGGATGCGACGGCTGTCGGTCTTGATCTCGACGGTGGCCGCCATGCCGGGCGTAAGCGGCACAGTATGGCCGTCGGCCGTCATAACGGATTTGTCGGGCGCCAGGGTCACCGGAAACACCAGGTTCTGCGTACGCTCTGCGCCCGCGAAGGTCGCACTGCTGAGCGATGCCACGGGATTGCCCTCGAGCTGCGTCGCGTCCGGCTCGGGAATGGCGTCGGTCGCGACATTGGTGACATGAGCGGTGATCGTGCCGTACCGGGTGAATGGGAAGGATTGGAGCTTGACGACGGCTTCCTGGCCCTTCTTGACGAAGCCGATGTCCGTATTGAGCACATAGACTTCGAGTTCAAGCTTGGAATCGTCGGGAACGATACGCATGACCTCTTGCCCTACGGTCACCACCTGACCCACCGTGGTCACGACGGAAGCCTGGACCGTGCCGGAAATCGGGCTGAGCATGGTCTTGCGCTCCCTCTCCGCACGCGCCTTGATCAGCTTCTCGGTCAGGTCATCGATCTGGCGCTCGGCATCGCCGAGCTTCTCGCTGTTGTCGCTGATGAACGCCTCGCGCGTCTTGTCCGTTTCCCGCTCCAGGACCGCAGCGCCGGCTTCCGCATCCGCCATCTGCCCCTCCTGGATGGCGAGCTGGGTGATCTGGTATTTGAGTGTCTCGGTGGCGTCGATGACGCTCGATTTGGTATCGGCCTGCATGGATTCCGCCGTGGTACGCATCGTGACGCGATCCTGCAGAGTCGCGATCAGGGATTTCTGCGTTTCGATGGTCGCAGCGAACCTGTCCCGCTCGATGAGCTTCTCCTCGCGCTGTGCCGTCAGCGACGCGATGGCCGAGGCCAGCTGATTGAGGTCCCCCGTGAGGATGTTCTGCTCGCGCCTGCGCAGTTGGGAATCGACGTCATCGGTCCACCCGATTGCCGGAACCGGCTCCAGTCTTTTGGAGCGTGCAGCATCGATCGCCACTCGCCGACGTGTTGCCTCGGCGGTGAAAGAGGCGACGTCCTTGGTAAGAGCTTGTTCGTCTGCGACCTCTTCGGTCGAATCGAGCTGAAGGAGGAGGTCGCCGCGCTCGACATGGGTGCCATCCGATGGCGGCATGACCCCAACTTTGCCGGTCTCGAGTGGCTGAATGACCTTGACCCTCCCGGTCGGCTGCAGCTTGCCCTGGGCCGAGGCGATGATATCGATCCGGCCGAGATAGGCCCAGGTCAGAGACGTGGCAACGAACGTGCAGATGATCACGATCAGCGCCAGCCGCACCGGCGACGGCGGCGTTTCCAGGATCTCCAGGGCGGGCGCGAGAAACTCCTGGTCGGACCGTCGGGCGCGCGGGGGCCTGGAGGGCGGTATGGGCTGGCCTGAAGTCGGGGGCGGTGTGATCGCATTCATTCAGGCACTCGCCTGATCGTTCTGCAGGGACCACAAGCGGGCATAGAGGCCGCCTGGCTTGCCCAGGAGCTCGGCATGGCTGCCGATTTCGACGATGCGGCCGTCAGCCATGCCGACGATGCGGTTGCAGGGCCTGACCGCCGCCAGGCGGTGTGCGATGATGATCACCGTCCGGTTCTGGACGATCTGGCGCATGTTGGTCTGGATGACGCGTTCGCTTTCATAGTCGAGCGCCGACGTCGCCTCGTCGAAGATGAGGATGGGCGGATTGGTGGCGAGCGCACGGGCGATGGCGATACGCTGGCGTTGTCCGCCCGAGAGATTGGCGCCGCGCTCCTCGATCACGGTGTCATAGCCCTGGGCGAGCTTGGCGATGAACTCGTCGGCGCCGGCAAGACGGGCGATGGCGATGACATTGGCGCGCGGAAGCGCCGGATTGGCGAAGGCGATGTTCTCGTGGATCGTCCGGTTGAACAGGAGATTTTCCTGCAGGACGACGCCGATCTGGCTGCGCAGCCAGGCGGGGTCGACCTGAGACAGGTCCATGCCGTCGAGCAGAATCTGTCCTTCCTCCGGCATGTAGAGCCGCTGGATCAGCTTGGTGAGGGTCGACTTGCCCGAACCCGAGGCCCCGACGATGCCGATCACCTCACCGGGCCGGATCGACAGCGACACCGATTTGAGGACTTCCTGCGCCCCCGGACGGTAGCGGAAGGTGATATTGCGCAGTTCGACCGCTCCCTTTGGCGTGGGGAGCACGAGACTCGTCTGCGGCGCGCGTTCGGTCGGCGTGTTCAGAATGTCGCCGAGCCGATCGATCGAGATCTGCACCTGTTGAAAATCCTGCCAGATCTGGGAGAGGCGCAGAACGGGCTGGACGGTTTGCCCGGCGATCATGTTGAAGGCGACGAGCGCGCCGACCGACAATTCGCCGTCGATCACCGCCTTGGCGCCGAACAGGAGCAGGAGCGCGGTCGAGAGCTTGCTGAGATATTGAATGGCGTTCTGGCCGCCGGCGCTGAGCATGGTGGCATCGAAGGCCGTTCGAACATAGGCCGCGAGCCGTTCTGCCCATTGAGCCTGCATCACAGGCTCGACCGCGCCGGCCTTGACGGTGTGGATACCGACGATCGCCTCCACCAGGAATTGCTGGCTGACAGCGCCGCGGTTGAATTTCTCCTTGATCATCTCGCGCAGGGAGGGCCGAACCAGGAAGCCGATGAGGATATAGAGGGGGATCGATCCCACCACGATCAGCGTCAATTTCCAGGAATAGGCGTAGAGCACGGCAATGAAAACGACGGTGAATACGAGATCGATGGCCGAGAACAGCCCTTGCCCGGTCAGAAAATTGCGGATCGTCTCGAGTTCCCTGACGCGGGCGACCGTCTGCCCGGCCGAACGCGTCTCGAAATAGCCGAGCGGCAGCCGCAGCAAGTGCTGGAACAGTTTCTGTCCGAGCTCGACGTCGATACGATTGGTGGTGTGGGACAGGGCATAGCTGCGCAGATATTGCAGCGCGACATCGAACAAGCCGATGATGGCGATGCCGGCGACGAGAACGAACAGCGTCGAATAGCCCTTGTGGGTCAAGACCTTGTCGACGACGACCTGAAAGAACAAGGGCGTGACCAGGGCGAAGATCTGCACGAACAGGGAAGCCAGCAGCACATGCGCCAGCGGTTCGCGGTAGCGCCAGATCGACGGCAGGAACCAGGCAAGGCCGAAGGTGCGGGGATCGGATCCCGCACCGCGGAGGCGGCGACCAACCAGGATGACCTGGGAACCGATCTCCTCGAGCAATGCCTCGACGGTCAGTTCCTTGTCGGTGCGGGTGACCGGATCAACCAGCCGAAACCTGCCGCTCGGATTCTTGCCGCCGAAGACGTGGAACGAACCATCCCTGATCCGAACAATGGCGGGAACAGGAATCGTTTCGAGCCGCTTGGCCGTGAGCTTGCCGACAATGCGGGCCTTGAGGCCGACGAGGCCGGCAGCCCGGACGAGATCGCGTTCGCCGGCGAGACGGCCGGTCAGCGCCAACTCCTTGGCGAGATGTTTCGGGTCGGCCGCAATTCTGAAAAAGGCGGCAATGCCGCAAAGCGCCCGCAGGCCTGAGTCGGGCTGCTCGGGCGGGGCATCGATCGTGCCGGAGCTGTCTACCGACATCCGTTATCCGAAGAAAAGACAGTGATCGTGTTCGTCGCTTCGACGACATGGCGCGTGACGGTGAATCTCTCCGGCAATTGGACAAGCAGCTTCGTGAGAGCTTGGCCGCGATACCGGTGCCGTGTCTTCATCCGCATCATT encodes the following:
- a CDS encoding NAD(P)-dependent oxidoreductase, which encodes MNVLIIGSAGKTGAIVVERAVAAGHVVTAFVRDATTYRAPANVRVVAGDATDQTSVDKAMAGQDAVIDTIGGKTPYRKTTLERSVAGAVVAAMKANGVKRVIVISSFGVGDSADQVGWFVEHVIVPTWLRGSTEDKAAMEAVVRASGIAFVIVRPAMLTDDVATGNVKVFQGHDTAHKISRADVAQFCVDQLTSDEHVGRAVTIANS
- a CDS encoding SDR family NAD(P)-dependent oxidoreductase, with the protein product MRFDHKIAVITGASKGIGKAVATRLANEGAAVVINYAHSPLAADALVSELSEQGLNATAFRADVSKAAERRALVDHVIQTFGRIDILVSNAGIDHFGKLDQITEEDFSRVFSLNVAGQLFVTQAAVPHMTAGGRVVLTSSISARHSIFHHTLYAASKAAVSAMVLNLAPELGLRGININAVAPGGTETDMAKETGKLYVRPALEGVPIDVLMKAGSALQRMGRPEEIAGAVAFLVSDDASFVTGSTLAVDGGEY
- a CDS encoding SDR family oxidoreductase encodes the protein MDINNAVVLVTGASSGIGAATARSASRAGAKVVLLARREDRIRQLAEELGEALPVRCDVTDAAQIASAVQAAMDRFGRIDVLVNNAGQGAGSTIGEIDPEGFRALLNLNVVAPLLMMQAVLPFMRQQGGGSIVNVSSGIIFGAQPGSGAYGSSKAALAKLSAVARTELASVGIVVSTMYPFITATEFLKSLQTGHEMASQLETSHAPQPDKPERVAEAILDLIRTGAEQADRVPEKFGGTLKD
- a CDS encoding MarR family winged helix-turn-helix transcriptional regulator, producing the protein MHDDTASLSDLAELILAVGRLIQPGDQAIGACTPIESSVMRFISRNPGTSPRAASEATLLTSSNFSRILRGLEEKGLVSREPDAKDARRVNLYPTALARESRRRLGEEWDRLLGGIEDDPAKINHLTSTLRRIEGELVSRRRREGGRRPAQE
- a CDS encoding HlyD family type I secretion periplasmic adaptor subunit, coding for MNAITPPPTSGQPIPPSRPPRARRSDQEFLAPALEILETPPSPVRLALIVIICTFVATSLTWAYLGRIDIIASAQGKLQPTGRVKVIQPLETGKVGVMPPSDGTHVERGDLLLQLDSTEEVADEQALTKDVASFTAEATRRRVAIDAARSKRLEPVPAIGWTDDVDSQLRRREQNILTGDLNQLASAIASLTAQREEKLIERDRFAATIETQKSLIATLQDRVTMRTTAESMQADTKSSVIDATETLKYQITQLAIQEGQMADAEAGAAVLERETDKTREAFISDNSEKLGDAERQIDDLTEKLIKARAERERKTMLSPISGTVQASVVTTVGQVVTVGQEVMRIVPDDSKLELEVYVLNTDIGFVKKGQEAVVKLQSFPFTRYGTITAHVTNVATDAIPEPDATQLEGNPVASLSSATFAGAERTQNLVFPVTLAPDKSVMTADGHTVPLTPGMAATVEIKTDSRRILEYVFSPIVEVTSEAFKER
- a CDS encoding type I secretion system permease/ATPase, with the translated sequence MSVDSSGTIDAPPEQPDSGLRALCGIAAFFRIAADPKHLAKELALTGRLAGERDLVRAAGLVGLKARIVGKLTAKRLETIPVPAIVRIRDGSFHVFGGKNPSGRFRLVDPVTRTDKELTVEALLEEIGSQVILVGRRLRGAGSDPRTFGLAWFLPSIWRYREPLAHVLLASLFVQIFALVTPLFFQVVVDKVLTHKGYSTLFVLVAGIAIIGLFDVALQYLRSYALSHTTNRIDVELGQKLFQHLLRLPLGYFETRSAGQTVARVRELETIRNFLTGQGLFSAIDLVFTVVFIAVLYAYSWKLTLIVVGSIPLYILIGFLVRPSLREMIKEKFNRGAVSQQFLVEAIVGIHTVKAGAVEPVMQAQWAERLAAYVRTAFDATMLSAGGQNAIQYLSKLSTALLLLFGAKAVIDGELSVGALVAFNMIAGQTVQPVLRLSQIWQDFQQVQISIDRLGDILNTPTERAPQTSLVLPTPKGAVELRNITFRYRPGAQEVLKSVSLSIRPGEVIGIVGASGSGKSTLTKLIQRLYMPEEGQILLDGMDLSQVDPAWLRSQIGVVLQENLLFNRTIHENIAFANPALPRANVIAIARLAGADEFIAKLAQGYDTVIEERGANLSGGQRQRIAIARALATNPPILIFDEATSALDYESERVIQTNMRQIVQNRTVIIIAHRLAAVRPCNRIVGMADGRIVEIGSHAELLGKPGGLYARLWSLQNDQASA